From one Brachypodium distachyon strain Bd21 chromosome 4, Brachypodium_distachyon_v3.0, whole genome shotgun sequence genomic stretch:
- the LOC100835876 gene encoding BEL1-like homeodomain protein 1 produces the protein MAAYYHGGGTDIQAPGGGSDGGGGLQTLYLMNPSYGGGASAGYSDAGAGASMMLLNSAAAMTPASSFGHHQASQQQHFVGIPLQQPPPAGSSYHSLWTTPADMSSSSPPLTTTAAQGQGMQQQQQHVSAVLSLSSSRAREAPVTVAAVAGDEDDGRYSHLVAPGVMAPSSQGQVVMSSKYLRAAQELLDEVVSVSKQGGIDDVDGKQEAAAKSVKKKEEEEGGEDAAGKSAPEMSTAERQELQMKKGKLVNMLDEVEQRYRQYHGQMRSVSSSFESLAGAGAARTYTSLALRTISRQFRCLRDAIAGQIRAASRALGEDLGDLSGGGGGRGSGVGSRLRYIDHQLRQQRALQQLGMMQGSSAWRPQRGLPERSVSVLRAWLFEHFLHPYPKDSDKIMLAKQTGLTRSQVSNWFINARVRLWKPMVEEMYLEETKEQQKQQGGVNGDEAAAAAGGIRSGGAAGKGGGGESTATPRPMGGGGGFYDEVGDEEDEDGGVGEEEEEDGFRQGMFKKARAAAGDEPPAVQTFDVAALHHAQAAAAAAARQHEEQVSHRELLMKFMESGGGNGAAARDHQDGGAGYSLFAPGPYVGQFAGSDNPFAFSGGGAHAGGGGGVSLTLGLPHGAGEQAPAPFLMGGGGNGATDSGGGGAGYEMEMQSTKSFAAQLMRDFVA, from the exons ATGGCGGCGTACTACCACGGCGGTGGCACGGACATCCAGGCccctggcggcggcagcgacggaGGTGGCGGCCTGCAGACGCTCTACCTCATGAACCCAagctacggcggcggcgccagtgCCGGCTAcagcgacgccggcgccggtgccagcatgatgctgctcAACTCGGCGGCCGCCATGACTCCGGCATCATCCTTTGGCCACCACCAGGCCTCGCAGCAGCAACACTTCGTCGGCATCCCTctccagcagccgccgccggcaggctccTCCTACCACAGCCTCTGGACGACCCCAGCCGAcatgtcttcttcctcgccgccgctgacgaCAACGGCGGCGCAGGGACAGgggatgcagcagcagcagcagcacgtgAGCGCAGTGCTCAGCCTGTCGTCGTCCCGCGCTCGCGAGGCGCCGGTGACAGTGGCCGCTGtggccggagacgaagacgacggGAGGTACAGCCATCTAGTTGCTCCTGGGGTGATGGCGCCATCGTCACAGGGGCAGGTGGTGATGAGCTCCAAGTACCTCAGGGCGGCGCAGGAGCTGCTGGACGAGGTGGTGAGCGTCAGCAAGCAGGGCGGCATCGATGACGTCGACGGgaagcaggaggcggcggcgaagagcgtgaagaagaaggaagaggaggaaggcggcgaggaCGCTGCCGGCAAGAGCGCGCCCGAGATGTCGACGgcggagcggcaggagctgcAGATGAAGAAGGGGAAGCTGGTTAACATGCTCGATGAG GTGGAGCAGAGGTACCGGCAGTACCACGGGCAGATGCGGTCGGTGTCGTCCTCCTTCGAGTCCctggcgggcgccggcgccgcccgcaccTACACGTCCCTGGCGCTGCGCACCATCTCCCGCCAGTTCCGCTGCCTCCGCGACGCCATCGCCGGCCAGATCCGCGCCGCCAGCCGCGCCCTCGGCGAGGACCTCGGAGacctctccggcggcggcggcggcaggggatCAGGGGTCGGGTCCCGGCTGCGGTACATCGACCACCAGCTCCGGCAGCAGCGGGCGCTGCAGCAGCTCGGCATGATGCAAGGCAGCAGCGCCTGGCGGCCCCAGCGGGGGCTCCCCGAGCGCTCCGTCTCCGTCCTCCGCGCATGGCTCTTCGAACACTTCCTCCACCC GTACCCCAAGGACTCTGACAAGATCATGCTCGCCAAGCAGACCGGGCTCACCCGGAGCCAG GTGTCGAATTGGTTTATTAACGCGAGGGTGCGGCTGTGGAAGCCGATGGTGGAGGAGATGTACCTGGAGGAGACCAaggagcagcagaagcagcagggCGGTGTTAacggcgacgaggcggcggcggcggcgggcgggatCAGGTCCGGTGGTGCGGCggggaagggcggcggcggcgagagtaCTGCTACTCCGAGGccgatgggcggcggcggcgggttctACGATGAGGTCGGAgatgaggaagacgaagacgggggggtgggggaggaagaggaagaagacgggtTCCGGCAGGGGATGTTCAAGAAGGCTagagcggcggccggcgacgagccgcCGGCGGTTCAGACGTTCGACGTGGCGGCTCTGCACCacgcgcaggcggcggcggccgcggcggcgagacAGCACGAGGAGCAGGTGAGCCACCGGGAGCTGCTGATGAAGTTCatggagagcggcggcggcaatggcgccgccgcgaggGACCACCAGGACGGCGGGGCAGGGTACTCGCTGTTCGCGCCGGGCCCTTACGTCGGCCAGTTCGCCGGCTCTGACAACCCCTTCGCgttctccggcggcggtgctcatgccggcggcggcggcggggtctcGCTCACGCTCGGCCTCCcccacggcgccggcgagcaggcgccggcgccgttcctcatgggaggcggcggcaatggcgccacggacagcggcggcggcggcgcagggtaCGAGATGGAGATGCAGAGCACCAAGTCGTTCGCGGCTCAGCTCATGAGAGACTTCGTGGCCTAG
- the LOC100837116 gene encoding digalactosyldiacylglycerol synthase 1, chloroplastic: MVSFGVDTRPAPAASASASGAGEGALSFLSRSLREDLRLIRARAGELETLLSAPVPEPELFARLRKAYTTTTSPSSSGRTRLDLSAIGRAFEAEAGSTGWGATAKANNKGKAAGWGWEVADAEGEWEPIRAVKARLRDLDRRGHHQASHVLHKVKLSLKSMSFAPEASEDVPPLDLNELFAYFLKQSGPLFDQLGIKRDVCDKLVESLCSKRKDSFAYDLLSSSEPSLFRNDNVSDELDLRIASVLQSTGHRYEGGFWDDRPKYDVADKRHVAIVTTASLPWMTGTAVNPLFRAAYLAKSSKQYVTLMVPWLCKSDQELVYPNSMTFSSPQDQETYIREWLEERVGFKTDFKISFYPGKFQKERRSIIPAGDTSQFIPSKEADIAILEEPEHLNWYHHGKRWTDKFNHVVGVVHTNYLEYIKREKNGAIQAFFVKHINNLVARAYCHKVLRLSGATQDLARSIVCNVHGVNPKFLEVGERIAAERGSGQQSMSKGAYFLGKMVWAKGYRELIDLFAKHKSALEGFKLDIYGNGEDSLEVQSAAKKLDLNLNFHKGRDHADDSLHGYKVFINPSISDVLCTATAEALAMGKFVVCADHPSNDFFRSFPNCLTYTTSEDFVAKVKEAMTRDPQPLTPEQRYNLSWEAATQRFMEHSELDKVLSSSSSTSEHATRKMKKSASLPNMSDVIDGGLAFAHYCFTGNELLRLSTGAIPGTLNYNKQHSLDLHLLPPQVQNPIYGW; the protein is encoded by the exons ATGGTGAGCTTCGGCGTGGAcacgcggccggcgccggcggcgtcggcgtcggcgtcgggggcgggggagggggcTTTATCGTTCCTGTCGCGGAGCCTGCGGGAGGACCTGCGGCTGatccgggcgcgggcgggggaGCTGGAGACGCTGCTCAGCGCGCCCGTCCCGGAGCCCGAGCTCTTCGCGCGCCTCCGCAAGGcctacaccaccaccacgtcgccgtcctcctccgggAGGACGCGGCTGGACCTGTCGGCCATCGGGAGGGCGTTCGAGGCGGAGGCCGGGAGTACGGGCTGGGGCGCCACCGCCAAGGCGAACAACAAGGGCAAGGCGGCCGGGTGGGGGTGGGAGGTAGCCGACGCGGAGGGAGAGTGGGAGCCCATACGTGCCGTCAAGGCGCGGCTCCGGGACCTCGACCGCAGGGGACACCACCAGGCCTCCCACGTGCTCCACAAGGTCAAGCTCAGCCTG AAATCGATGAGCTTTGCACCTGAAGCATCTGAG GACGTTCCACCACTGGATTTAAACGAACTCTTTGCGTATTTTCTAAAGCAATCTGGACCGTTGTTTGACCAACTTGGTATAAAAAGAG ATGTGTGTGACAAGTTGGTGGAGTCTCTATGTAGCAAGCGCAAGGACTCCTTTGCGTATGATCTTCTGTCGTCTAGTGAACCATCTTTGTTCAGAAATGACAATGTTTCTGATGAACTTGACCTAAGGATAGCTAGCGTCCTACAAAGTACGGGACACCGTTATGAAGGTGGATTTTGGGACGACAGACCAAAGTATGATGTAGCTGACAAGAGACATGTTGCGATAGTCACTACTGCCAGTCTCCCCTGGATGACAGGCACGGCTGTAAATCCATTGTTTCGAGCTGCATACTTGGCCAAATCTTCCAAGCAATATGTAACCTTGATGGTGCCCTGGCTTTGCAAGTCAGATCAAGAGCTCGTCTATCCCAATAGCATGACTTTTAGTtctccgcaagatcaagaaACTTATATAAGGGAGTGGCTGGAGGAAAGAGTTGGTTTTAAAACGGACTTCAAAATATCATTCTACCCTGGAAAG TTTCAGAAAGAAAGGAGAAGTATAATTCCTGCTGGTGACACTTCACAATTCATACCATCAAAGGAAGCCGACATTGCAATTCTGGAAGAGCCTGAGCACCTGAACTGGTATCATCATGGAAAACGTTGGACTGATAAATTTAATCATGTTGTTGGTGTTGTACATACCAACTATTTGGAGTATatcaagagagaaaagaaTGGTGCTATTCAAGCTTTTTTTGTCAAGCACATCAACAACCTGGTTGCCAGAGCTTATTGCCACAAG GTTTTGCGACTATCAGGAGCTACTCAAGATTTAGCCAGGTCCATTGTCTGCAATGTACATGGTGTTAATCCCAAGTTTCTCGAGGTTGGGGAGAGAATAGCAGCAGAGAGGGGGTCTGGCCAACAGTCCATGTCCAAAGGAGCTTATTTTCTGGGGAAGATGGTCTGggccaaaggttacagggaaCTGATAGATTTGTTTGCGAAGCACAAGAGTGCTTTAGAAGGCTTCAAACTGGACATCTATGGAAACGGTGAGGATTCACTTGAAGTACAATCTGCTGCCAAGAAGTTGGATCTGAACCTCAACTTCCATAAAGGCCGGGATCATGCGGATGATTCTCTTCATGG GTACAAGGTGTTCATAAACCCAAGCATAAGCGATGTCCTCTGCACCGCGACTGCTGAGGCGCTAGCCATGGGCAAGTTTGTGGTGTGCGCAGACCACCCATCCAACGATTTCTTCAGGTCGTTCCCAAACTGCCTGACATACACGACATCGGAGGACTTCGTCGCCAAAGTGAAGGAAGCGATGACCCGCGATCCCCAGCCCCTCACGCCCGAGCAACGATACAACCTGTCGTGGGAGGCCGCGACCCAGAGGTTCATGGAGCACTCCGAGCTGGACAAGGTcctgagcagcagcagcagcacctccGAGCACGCTAccaggaagatgaagaagtCGGCGTCGCTGCCAAACATGTCGGACGTCATCGACGGTGGCCTCGCGTTCGCCCACTACTGTTTCACGGGCAACGAGCTCCTCAGGCTGTCGACCGGGGCGATACCGGGGACACTCAACTACAACAAGCAGCACAGCTTGGACCTCCACCTGCTGCCCCCTCAGGTACAGAACCCCATATACGGCTGGTAA